A window of the Microbacterium sp. LWH13-1.2 genome harbors these coding sequences:
- a CDS encoding biotin carboxylase N-terminal domain-containing protein: MPDIAKVLIANRGEIAVRIIRAARDSGIASVAVYADQDRDALHTRLADEAYALGGATSAETYLQIEKILSIARRAGADAVHPGYGFLAENAEFARAVIGAGMTWIGPSPEAIEALGDKVTARHVAEKVGAPLAPGTPGPVAGADEVVAFAKEFGLPIAIKAAYGGGGRGLKVARELDEVAELFESATREAVTAFGRGECFVEKYLDKPRHVETQCLADSAGNVVVISTRDCSLQRRHQKLVEEAPAPFLTDEQNDLLYSASKAILKEVGYVGAGTCEFLIGADGTVSFLEVNTRLQVEHPVSEEVTGIDLVREQFRIAAGGTIDYDDPKPTGHSIEFRINGEDPGRGFLPQPGPIHVFKTFGGPGIRLDSGVTAGDSVSGAFDSLLAKIIVTGKDRAEALERSRRALDEFEVAGLPTVLPFHRKVVRDPAFTADNGEFGIFTRWIETEFENDIPAWDGELESPAAAENRHTVVVEVAGKRLEVSLPDRVAVAAGTAGRPAAVPPSRRSHATSVSAGASGDAVKSPMQATVVKVAVEEGQQVVKGDLVVVLEAMKMEQPLQAHKDGTVGSIAATAGATVAAGHQLLTIS, translated from the coding sequence ATGCCTGATATCGCCAAGGTGCTCATCGCCAACCGCGGCGAGATCGCCGTCCGCATCATCCGTGCCGCTCGTGACTCGGGGATCGCCTCAGTCGCCGTGTACGCCGACCAGGATCGCGACGCTCTGCACACCCGCCTCGCCGACGAGGCCTACGCCCTCGGCGGAGCGACGAGCGCCGAGACCTACCTGCAGATCGAGAAGATCCTCTCGATCGCCCGCCGTGCCGGCGCAGACGCCGTGCACCCGGGGTACGGCTTCCTCGCCGAGAACGCCGAGTTCGCCCGCGCCGTCATCGGTGCCGGGATGACCTGGATCGGCCCCTCCCCCGAGGCCATCGAGGCGCTCGGAGACAAGGTCACCGCTCGTCACGTCGCCGAGAAGGTGGGCGCCCCGCTCGCGCCCGGGACTCCCGGCCCCGTGGCCGGCGCAGACGAGGTCGTCGCGTTCGCGAAGGAGTTCGGCCTGCCGATCGCGATCAAGGCCGCCTACGGTGGCGGCGGACGCGGGCTCAAGGTCGCTCGCGAACTCGACGAGGTCGCCGAGCTGTTCGAATCCGCGACACGTGAGGCCGTCACCGCCTTCGGCCGCGGCGAGTGCTTCGTCGAGAAGTACCTCGACAAGCCCCGCCACGTCGAGACGCAGTGCCTGGCGGACTCCGCGGGCAACGTCGTCGTCATCTCGACCCGCGACTGCTCGCTGCAGCGCCGTCACCAGAAGCTCGTCGAGGAGGCGCCTGCGCCGTTCCTCACCGACGAGCAGAACGACCTGCTGTACTCGGCGTCGAAGGCCATCCTCAAGGAGGTCGGCTATGTCGGCGCGGGAACCTGCGAGTTCCTGATCGGCGCCGACGGCACTGTCTCGTTCCTCGAGGTCAACACCCGCCTGCAGGTCGAGCACCCCGTCTCCGAAGAGGTCACCGGCATCGACCTTGTGCGCGAGCAGTTCCGGATCGCGGCCGGCGGCACCATCGACTACGACGACCCGAAGCCGACCGGACACTCGATCGAGTTCCGCATCAACGGCGAAGACCCTGGTCGCGGTTTCCTCCCCCAGCCGGGTCCGATCCACGTCTTCAAGACCTTCGGCGGCCCCGGCATCCGTCTCGACTCCGGCGTCACCGCCGGCGACTCCGTCTCGGGAGCGTTCGACTCGCTGCTCGCGAAGATCATCGTCACGGGCAAGGACCGCGCCGAGGCCCTCGAGCGCTCGCGCCGGGCGCTCGACGAGTTCGAGGTCGCGGGTCTTCCGACCGTTTTGCCGTTCCACCGCAAGGTCGTCCGCGACCCGGCCTTCACCGCCGACAACGGCGAGTTCGGCATCTTCACCCGATGGATCGAGACCGAGTTCGAGAACGACATCCCCGCGTGGGACGGCGAGCTCGAGTCTCCGGCCGCCGCCGAGAACCGCCACACCGTGGTCGTCGAGGTCGCCGGCAAACGGCTCGAGGTGAGCCTGCCCGACCGTGTCGCGGTCGCCGCAGGAACCGCGGGACGACCGGCCGCCGTGCCGCCGTCTCGTCGCAGCCACGCCACCTCGGTCAGCGCCGGAGCCTCCGGTGACGCCGTGAAGTCGCCGATGCAGGCCACCGTGGTCAAGGTCGCCGTCGAAGAGGGGCAGCAGGTAGTCAAGGGCGACCTGGTCGTCGTGCTCGAGGCGATGAAGATGGAACAGCCGCTGCAGGCGCACAAGGACGGCACGGTCGGCAGCATCGCGGCCACCGCGGGAGCGACCGTCGCCGCCGGCCATCAGCTGCTCACGATCAGCTGA
- a CDS encoding Maf family protein: MRVCLASTSPARLMLLRQAGIEPLTQSPAVDEDAVAAVAAAARGTALPPAELVLLLARAKAADVAHKLAAEGLFDGIVIGGDSMFALGGRVYGKPYTPEEATRRWHEMRGATGILHSGHSVFRVSPGAAPVEATATAEASVTFADDITDAEIAAYVASGEPLHVAGAFTVDSLGGAFITRVDGDPSTVVGMSLSTVRRLATDLGVAWTDLWS, translated from the coding sequence ATGCGCGTCTGCCTCGCCTCCACCTCCCCTGCCCGCCTGATGCTGCTGCGGCAGGCAGGAATCGAGCCGCTCACGCAGTCGCCGGCCGTGGATGAGGATGCCGTGGCGGCCGTCGCCGCGGCAGCGCGCGGCACCGCACTGCCCCCGGCCGAACTCGTGCTGCTGCTCGCCCGAGCGAAGGCCGCCGACGTCGCGCACAAGCTCGCCGCGGAAGGCCTCTTCGACGGCATCGTGATCGGCGGCGACTCGATGTTCGCACTCGGGGGCCGCGTGTACGGCAAGCCCTACACCCCCGAGGAGGCCACCCGGCGCTGGCACGAGATGCGCGGCGCCACCGGCATCCTGCACTCCGGACACTCGGTGTTCCGGGTGTCCCCCGGTGCCGCGCCCGTCGAGGCGACCGCGACCGCAGAAGCCTCTGTGACGTTCGCCGACGACATCACGGATGCCGAGATCGCCGCCTACGTCGCGTCCGGCGAGCCTCTGCACGTCGCGGGCGCATTCACGGTCGACAGCCTGGGCGGGGCCTTCATCACCCGCGTCGACGGGGATCCGTCGACCGTGGTGGGGATGTCCCTGTCGACCGTGCGACGCCTGGCCACGGATCTGGGCGTCGCGTGGACCGACCTCTGGTCGTAG